A genomic window from Nicotiana sylvestris chromosome 11, ASM39365v2, whole genome shotgun sequence includes:
- the LOC104230365 gene encoding uncharacterized protein, whose translation MWIQWMHTYYIKGNTVGNTEPKNASWDTQKIFKARNYFANAGLSEEDVQKMEKYSVKQLYKTMQGDFPKMTWRKLVCNNQGQPKWTFILRLAIQQRLSTKEKLARWGLIAEQTCSLCNKENETVQHLFFDCETTRKIWLRLLEWQGIRRPKKAWQEEVTWMAHISKGKSACATVCKMTLAAVVYHILQERNSVIFQKKRRTSNVILRLII comes from the coding sequence ATGTGGATTCAGTGGATGCATACTTACTACATAAAGGGGAACACGGTAGGGAATACAGAACCAAAGAATGCATCATGGGACACACAAAAGATTTTTAAAGCAAGAAACTACTTTGCAAATGCAGGGCTCTCAGAAGAAGATGTCCAGAAGATGGAGAAATATTCTGTCAAACAACTATACAAAACCATGCAAGGAGACTTTCCAAAGATGACATGGAGAAAACTAGTATGCAACAATCAGGGACAACCCAAGTGGACATTCATTCTAAGGCTAGCAATTCAGCAAAGATTGTCTACTAAAGAAAAGCTAGCAAGATGGGGTTTAATTGCAGAACAAACATGCTCATTGTGTaacaaggaaaatgaaacagtGCAACATCTATTTTTTGACTGTGAGACAACAAGGAAAATATGGCTTCGACTACTGGAATGGCAAGGTATACGAAGACCAAAGAAAGCTTGGCAAGAGGAAGTGACATGGATGGCACATATAAGCAAAGGAAAGAGTGCATGCGCAACAGTATGTAAGATGACCCTAGCAGCTGTAGTCTACCACATTTTGCAAGAAAGAAATAGTGTGATTTTTCAGAAGAAAAGGAGAACAAGCAATGTCATATTACGACTAATCATATAG
- the LOC104230364 gene encoding SEC14 cytosolic factor, whose translation MDTNEEIALTQMRKSVEKLGSSTEGYGEQTLMRFLIARSMDPQKAAKMFSQWQKWRAEMVPIGYISDSEVADELEAKKIYLQGLSKNGHPVMIVKVNKHFSSKDQVQFKKFVVHLLDKTIASSFNGREIGNEKLIGILDLQNITYSNVDTRGLITGFQFLQAYYPERLATCYLLHMPQFFVTVWRFVCRFLEKATQEKIRIVRSEEERENFIREVGEDVLPEEYGGRAKIVLLQDVAVNY comes from the exons ATGGACACAAATGAAGAAATAGCATTGACCCAAATGAGGAAATCAGTTGAAAAGCTTGGTTCTTCCACTGAG GGTTATGGAGAGCAGACACTAATGAGGTTCTTGATTGCAAGATCAATGGACCCACAAAAAGCTGCAAAGATGTTTAGTCAGTGGCAAAAATGGAGGGCAGAAATGGTTCCAATTGGGTACATCTCCGATTCTGAAGTTGCTGATGAATTAGAAGctaaaaaaatttatttgcaGGGATTATCCAAAAATGGGCACCCTGTTATGATTGTCAAAGTTAACAAGCATTTTTCTTCCAAGGATCAAGTTCAATTCAAAA AATTCGTGGTTCATCTACTAGACAAAACAATTGCAAG CTCTTTCAATGGTAGAGAAATAGGAAATGAAAAACTTATTGGAATTCTTGATCTCCAGAATATTACCTATAGCAATGTTGATACTCGTGGATTAATCACTGGTTTTCAGTTTTTACAG GCTTACTACCCTGAGCGTTTAGCTACTTGTTACCTTTTACACATGCCACAGTTCTTTGTCACTGTATGGCGATTTGTTTGTCGCTTCCTTGAAAAAGCAACTCAAGAGAAG ATCAGGATTGTTAGAAgtgaagaagaaagggaaaatttCATCCGAGAGGTTGGTGAAGACGTCTTACCGGAGGAGTATGGAGGGCGTGCTAAAATTGTACTTTTGCAGGATGTTGCTGTGAACTACTAA
- the LOC104230363 gene encoding uncharacterized protein, with the protein MNTPALSVRHNHFLHGGATAIPRPRSIATSTSPFRVRMSLQENGPSVAVVGVTGAVGQEFLSVLSDREFPYRSLKLLASKRSAGKSMKFEDRLYTVEELTEDSFEGIDIALFSAGGSISKKFGPLAAQKGTIVVDNSSAFRMDENVPLVIPEVNPEAMAHVKLGSGKGALIANPNCSTIICLMAVTPLHRRAKVKRMVVSTYQAASGAGAAAMEELVQQTREVLEGKEPTCNIFNQQYAFNLFSHNAPVQPNGYNEEEMKLVKETRKIWNDMDVKVTATCIRVPVMRAHAESVNLQFEKPLDEDTARDILKNAPGIIIIDDRASNRFPTPLEVSNKDDVAVGRVRRDVSQDGDYGLDIFVCGDQIRKGAALNAVQIAEMLL; encoded by the exons ATGAACACTCCAGCACTTTCTGTCCGCCACAACCATTTCCTCCACGGCGGCGCCACCGCCATTCCACGACCGCGCTCCATCGCCACCTCCACCTCCCCTTTCCGCGTCCGCATGTCTCTCCAAGAGAACGGCCCATCCGTCGCCGTCGTCGGCGTCACCGGCGCGGTCGGTCAAGAGTTTCTCTCCGTTCTCTCCGACCGTGAATTCCCTTACCGTTCACTCAAACTCCTCGCAAGCAAAAGATCAGCTGGTAAATCAATGAAATTCGAAGACAGATTATATACAGTTGAAGAGCTCACGGAGGATAGTTTTGAAGGGATAGATATAGCATTGTTCAGTGCTGGCGGTTCTATTAGTAAGAAATTTGGACCGTTAGCGGCTCAAAAGGGGACTATAGTGGTGGATAATAGCTCGGCGTTTCGAATGGATGAGAACGTGCCTCTCGTGATACCCGAAGTGAATCCTGAAGCAATGGCGCATGTGAAGCTAGGTTCTGGAAAAGGAGCGCTCATTGCTAATCCCAATTGCTCTACTATTATTTGCTTGATGGCTGTTACTCCTCTTCATCGTCGTGCTAAG GTCAAACGCATGGTTGTTAGTACATATCAGGCAGCTAGTGGTGCTGGTGCTGCTGCAATGGAAGAGCTAGTTCAGCAGACTCGTGAG GTCCTGGAGGGCAAAGAACCAACTTGCAATATCTTTAATCAGCAG TATGCTTTTAATCTTTTCTCACATAATGCACCTGTTCAACCCAATGGATATAACGAAGAGGAAATGAAGCTGGTCAAAGAAACAAGAAAAATATGG AATGACATGGATGTCAAGGTTACTGCAACATGTATACGTGTTCCTGTTATGCGTGCACATGCTGAGAGCGTGAATCTTCAATTTGAGAAGCCCCTTGATGAG GATACTGCAAGGGATATCcttaaaaatgcaccaggtataATTATCATTGATGATCGTGCAAGTAATCGTTTTCCAACCCCACTTGAAGTTTCCAATAAGGATGATGTTGCAGTTGGGAGAGTACGCCGCGATGTTTCCCAAGATGGAGATTATGG GCTGGACATCTTTGTTTGTGGTGATCAAATACGCAAGGGAGCCGCCCTTAATGCCGTCCAGATTGCAGAGATGCTGTTGTAG